A genomic segment from Modestobacter roseus encodes:
- the efeO gene encoding iron uptake system protein EfeO, whose product MAAVAGPAAVTLAALALAACGSSGDSGGTEAQAADQIAVAASDDTCDVATSELEAGVHQFTVTNSGSKVTEFYVYADGDRVMGEVENIAPGVARDLRLELPAGEYETACKPGMVGDGIRAVLTVTGEAPSLSEDETLAQASADYQRYVQSQTGALLERTTAFTDAVQAGDIEGAKALFPVARTYWERIEPVAESFGDLDPLIDGREGDQAEGEDFTGFHRIEQALWETGDVSDMGPYADQLLANVQEIVTLADEVQLDPLQLANGAKALLDEIATGKITGEEDRYSHTDLWDFRANLEGSEAAVQALRPYLEANDPELVAEIDERFAAAEAELEQYRSGDGWVSYDQLTQDQLRGLSDTITALTESVSQVASVVAGK is encoded by the coding sequence GTGGCCGCCGTCGCCGGCCCCGCCGCCGTGACCCTGGCCGCCCTGGCGCTGGCCGCCTGCGGCAGCAGCGGGGACTCCGGCGGCACCGAGGCCCAGGCCGCCGACCAGATCGCCGTGGCCGCCTCCGACGACACCTGCGACGTCGCGACCAGCGAGCTCGAGGCCGGCGTCCACCAGTTCACCGTGACCAACAGCGGCTCCAAGGTCACCGAGTTCTACGTCTACGCCGACGGCGACCGGGTGATGGGCGAGGTGGAGAACATCGCCCCCGGCGTCGCCCGCGACCTGCGCCTGGAGCTGCCGGCGGGGGAGTACGAGACCGCCTGCAAGCCCGGCATGGTCGGCGACGGCATCCGCGCGGTGCTCACCGTCACCGGCGAGGCGCCCAGCCTGTCCGAGGACGAGACGCTCGCCCAGGCCAGCGCCGACTACCAGCGGTACGTGCAGTCGCAGACCGGCGCCCTGCTGGAGCGGACCACGGCGTTCACCGACGCGGTGCAGGCCGGCGACATCGAGGGCGCCAAGGCGCTGTTCCCGGTGGCGCGCACCTACTGGGAGCGGATCGAGCCCGTGGCGGAGAGCTTCGGCGACCTCGACCCGCTCATCGACGGCCGTGAGGGCGACCAGGCCGAGGGCGAGGACTTCACCGGCTTCCACCGGATCGAGCAGGCGCTGTGGGAGACCGGCGACGTCTCGGACATGGGGCCCTACGCCGACCAGCTGCTGGCGAACGTCCAGGAGATCGTCACCCTGGCCGACGAGGTGCAGCTGGACCCGCTGCAGCTGGCCAACGGCGCCAAGGCGCTGCTCGACGAGATCGCCACCGGGAAGATCACCGGTGAGGAGGACCGCTACTCGCACACCGACCTGTGGGACTTCCGGGCCAACCTGGAGGGCTCGGAGGCCGCGGTGCAGGCCCTGCGCCCCTACCTGGAGGCCAACGACCCGGAGCTGGTCGCCGAGATCGACGAGCGGTTCGCCGCCGCCGAGGCGGAGCTGGAACAGTACCGATCGGGGGACGGTTGGGTCTCCTACGACCAGCTGACCCAGGACCAGTTGCGCGGCCTGAGCGACACCATCACGGCCCTCACCGAGTCGGTGAGCCAGGTGGCCTCGGTCGTCGCCGGGAAGTGA